In Myripristis murdjan chromosome 18, fMyrMur1.1, whole genome shotgun sequence, the sequence cagtgtgaggaggagagctgtgaCCTCCATGCTGCCTGCTGACTGTCTGAGCATCAAACTAAAATCAGCAAATGTCTGACGTTGGTGAGaacctcctcttcctgtgcagctttttatttttattttttttttccctgatgcTAATGTTACCGCAAGTTGTTGTAGTTTTAGGTTTCCTCAAAACTTCTTAGAAACAGAGATGTGGTAGCCGGAAATGTATAACTAACAAACTAAATAATTTACTAAATAACTACATCAAACTGTTTTGGAGCTCACTGTAGCTCAGTTGAGTTCCCTCTTTGGCTTTAAagtcaaaatacaaataatgtaAGAAAACTACACCTGTATAATAAGTCTAAAAGCATATCAgctatccttttttttcccattaatgACCATAGAGCTCATTATCTTGCAGGGTCAGGCTCTTAATTGAGGGACAACATATCAAGATTATCACAAATTATTACTCCATAAATGTACAATTCAGATAATCTCAAGGCTAACACAGACATCCTGTCCAAACTCCATCTGCCATCCTACAGAATATCCTGCACTTTGGAGGAATATGTGTAGATGTCACCTGAAGAACCGTTTCCTGAACAAGCTAAGtagtggttatggttaggaaatgGTCATGGTTAAGTTTAGAAAATCTTACCTACCTAAAAACAATCAGTGCTCTAGCCTGGATTTGAACTTAAATCAGCTCAGTAGAAGTCATGTTGATTAACCGGTGCATCATGGCATCACCAGTGTCCTGATTAAGAGTCTGTTGCTCCTTTAACACTACACCACGGCGATATTATCTACAGGACTACCAGGGGTCGCCACTACAGCTCGTACTAACCTCCTGCACAAACGACCTatgggttgtttttttctggaggacagtctcttaaaaaaaataaaaataaataagagaattTCATGTTGAAAACACAGGCTTGTAGAGTTAAACCAGTCCCCTCAGTTGTCATATGGAAATACTAAAAACAAACCCATTTCTTCCCAGGTCAGTCTCAGCTGATTGGTCCACCTCAGCCAATAGTAGCAATACTTGGAGGTGACATAATTTTGCCGTGCCACCTGGAACCTTCCATGGATGTTGCTGCAACGACAGTGGAGTGGGCCAGACCGGACCTGGAGCCCAGATTTGTCCACGTGTGGCGTGAAAGGCAAGACTTTCTGGCTGATCAAAACCCGTCCTACGAGGGAAGAACGTCTCTGTTCACTGACAAACTGAAGGACGGAGACATTTCACTGAAACTCTCTACAGTCAAACTCTCTGATGAgggaaaatacagatgcttcATTCCTACACTGAAACAAGACTCTTTTGTTGAGCTTGTTGTTGGTAAGTGGGCATACAGGTACAGTGCTGTATCTTCACTgtgtggattttgttttaattcatcCAAAGAAGGGTTTTGCAAGGAGCAGCTTGGGCCACACTTTGGTCTTTAGCTCATGACCCATGTATTAGCAGATTCTGTAAATCAATAGACAGTGCTGGACAGAGAGCTCTATTGTAACCATAGATACCAGATTTACTGGATGTTAAATGGCTTTGTGGAccccagaaaaataaacatgttcatCATCACAGCCAACATCGTCAGGCCTAGCAAGGTTGTGTTTAAGACACTCAAAACGGGGTGTGTGCCTATTTATAATCTCAGTAAAGGCACCATAGAAAAATTTCATTCACTTTTAGCGTAGAGGTTTGGCAGTCAGAGTTGAACCACCTCAGTCTGTTCCTTCTGCAgtaaatagaaaaacaaaagaatctgGCTGCTgtgtcaaaaacaaataaaacaaatatttcttCACAGGGCAGCCTCAGCTGATTGGTCCACCTCAGCCAATAGTGGCATGGACAATACTGTAGATGGATGGATTTTGTGCAAAATAGCattctattttcattttaatcattagtTGAGGTTTGTCGTCTCCCCCCTCATCAGgtgctgtctcctctcctgtcctcatcATGAGCAATAGCAGCAGTGGAGTGGTTTTAGAGTGTGAAAGTAAAGGCTGGTACCCAGAGCCTGAGCTGTTTTGGCTGGACGCTGAGggaaagctcctctctgctggagctccagagacagtcagaggtcctgatggcctctatactgtcagcagcagagtgactgtggagaagagccacagcaacagcttcacctgcagggtTCAACAGAGCAAAATTCAGCAAACCAGACAGATGAAGATTCATGCTTTAGGTCAGAAGAGTTTTTCTATTTTCGTGATGAATGCAGTTGGTCTAGTTTTAAACAGTTGAGGGTTCATTTTGGATTAACTCcatgctgttgtgtgttttatcttttcAGAGAATTTCCACGCCTCTAACCCTGTTGTTCCAATCACCATCGGCTTGTCTGTTGGCTTCTTGGGTGTAGTTGCAGCTGCAGCCGTCTTTCTTGTGTGTAAAAGGAGACGTAACAAAATCagtaagtaaaaacaaaacaaaacaaaaaaaatcttaatttcaGTTCATCATCACTGTTCTTTGGTTAGTGCTGTGATGGAttacatcaagaaaaaaaaaacttgtttttggcatgaaatgAATTGGAATGCAATGCTTCATATGCTGTAATATCTTCCTATTAGCTTGGTAAATGTTCTGTACagtaattttaatgaaaaattcactcaaccatcatatttcTTGTGCTtctgcagttgtcattttcaatttcacacatttttttttctcctacaaaAGGCAACATTGCAGTAACATGAACGTCTGTATGCACACAGAGACCAAAATGCATCATGAGGAAGAAGCAGGGGGACAGAGTCGCTCATGGAGGGAAAAGAGACACTGAAGGATCCAGTCAACAGAGaacaaagaggagaaggagactCAAAGAGCCACAACCGAGAAGTTGAGTTTcgaacagagggagaaagagaccaAGCGCAATTATTTGCAGAAAGACGtgaaaagaaaaggggagaggaaACCAAATCTAGTCGTGACACAGAATTTGAGAGTCAGACTGCTGGAAACCAAACAGCAAAAAGACATGAAGTGACAAATcaggacaacaaaaacaaaaaccttgaGGAACAGCtacaaaagaaagagaatgaacAGAAACATGAGGAAGAGGGAGCTGCTGAATTGAGTAGTCTTCAGCCAGTCAGTAGAGAaatgacagagcagacagagaagaCAAACCTCAAAATACAGAATGAGAAAGCAGGTGAAAATGAAGACCTCACTGTTGAGACAAAGCCTCAGACAGATCAGAAACAACAAGAACCCCGCCTGGGAAGTCAGGAGGAAAATACAGAGCAGCCGGAGGATTTGGATAAGAGAGAAGCAGAGCATCAGGGAAAGCTACAGGAGAAAGATCAGGACAAGGGAGAAGGACAAGACAATGCAAAACCCACTGATGAGACAGAAGCTAGTTTTCAgacagaaatagaaagagaTCAAGAACAACGCATTGTAAAAGGACGTGTAACAAGACTGGCGTTGAAAATTGAAGACAAACAAGTGGAAGAGTTACAtaaggcagagagaaaacagcagaatgaAGGCCCAAGAAAAATGGGAAAGGAGATCAGACCAGTCCATAGGAGGGCAGAAGATAATGTTAATgtggaagagacagaaaaacagggggatgagagagaggagaaactgcagtcagtcaatcaagaacaagcagaggagagagaaaaccaaCAGCTCCATCAGGAGACAGGGCTTCAGGCTGAGCAGCAACAGAAGGAAAACCCACCAGAAAGTCAGGAAGAAGTTGAGAAATCCAACATGGATTTGAAtaagacagaagaaaaacatcaggaaaaagaggagaaagatcAGGGAAGAGATGATGCTCATGAAATGGACAACACAGAATTTATGATTCAGGCTGATGGCCAAAAAGAccaaaaacagagaggagaggagagcaacacagaaaaggaaaaacctGAGGGAGAGCCACAAATGACAGGGAATGAAGAGAAACGTGTGGAAGAAGCAGCTGCTGGACCGGCAGAAAACAAGGAGCTGGAGAACCAGACAGAGCAACTCAACATGCAACAAAACGAGACggagggacagacagatgagaaagagaggcagcCCAAGTCTGTGGATAAGGAAGAGACAGGGAGTGAAGGAGACAAGGCAGAACTCAAACTGCAGGACAAACAagtggagacagagacacacaaaaacaaagagctgTTAttagaagcagagagagagagaacagcatcGAAGACAGAAGAAACACTGACCAGTGAAGAAGGTGCAAGCGCTGGAATTTCAGCAACAAACAtggaagcagaaaaacacaaacagcaaaacaatactaacttggaagagacagagaaccagagtgatgagaaggagaagaggcttcagacagaggagaaaaagaataCAAACCTCAAAATACAGAATGAGAAAGCAGGTGAAAATGAGGAGCTTAGAATTGAGACAGGGCTTCAGGCAGatcagaaacaacaagaaaccCCCCTGGAAAGTCAGGAGGAAAATACAGAGCAGCCGAAGGATTTggacaagagagaaaaagagcatcAGGGAAAGCTACAGGAGAAAGCTCAGGACAAGGGAGAAGGACAAGAcaatgcaaaagcaaacaatgaGAAAGCACAAAATGATATTAACGTGGATGAGACAGAAGAACAAGgggatgagagggagaaaaaacttcagtcagtcaatcaagaaaaaacagagaatgacaaagtggaaaaacatgaaaaaataaacatacatgaagaagcagaggagagagaaacccCACCCCCAAATCATTTTATGAGAAAAGGATATGTATCAAGACGGGTGAAGGATTTTAACAAGAAAGAATGAGAAACAGAAGAGTCACGTAAGTCAGtgagaaaacagcagaataaaGGCACAACAACAATGGAAAAGAATACAGGAGCAATCAATGAGGTAGAAGATAATGTTTATgtggaagagacagaaaaacagggggatgacaaagagaagaaacttcagtcagtcaatcaagaaaaaacagagactgaaacagtgaaaactgaTGTCAAAATACAtgaagaagcagaggagagagaaaacccACAGCTCCATCAGGAGACAGGGCTTCAGGCTGAGCAGCAACAGAAGGAAACGGACAGCACAGAATTTATGATTCAGGCTGATGGCCAAAAAGACCAAGAACAGACTGGAGATGAGAACaacacagaaaaggaaaaacctGAGGGGGGACCAAACGAggcggagagacagacagatgagaaaGAAAGTAAACCTGAGTCTGTGGATCAGGAAGAGACAGGGAGTGAAGGAGACAAGGCAGACCTCAAACTGCAGGACaaagaagtggagagagagagagatggaaacaaAGAGCTGTTatcagaagcagagagagagcgaaagaacAGCATCGAAGACAGAATAAACATGAGGAAGTTTCACCCAGTCAGTAGTGAAATAGAGAAGACAAAATTCAATGATATTGATGATggagctggagaaaatgacaacTCCAGACTTGAGACAGAGCTTCAGACGGATCAGCGAAAGACAGAGAAACCCCTGGAAAGTCAAGAGGAAACTACAGATCAGTTTAGATGtatcacattttcttcagaaaTACATTATGAATCGATCAAAAACCATCCATAATCCTGCTTGTTAATGTTGGACGTCAAACTCAGATACTTTATGTTTTATGACAGGATATTTCAAAACTCTAAATATTCTACTTAAATACTTGCATGtttcttcattttgtattttttttcccccacacatTCGTATTGCTTTGTGTTGCTTGTTTTGAATgtatcatttcattgtaataACTTTTGCCTTGTGCCTTGGTGACAGTTTAT encodes:
- the LOC115377041 gene encoding butyrophilin subfamily 1 member A1-like, which translates into the protein MSDVGQSQLIGPPQPIVAILGGDIILPCHLEPSMDVAATTVEWARPDLEPRFVHVWRERQDFLADQNPSYEGRTSLFTDKLKDGDISLKLSTVKLSDEGKYRCFIPTLKQDSFVELVVGAVSSPVLIMSNSSSGVVLECESKGWYPEPELFWLDAEGKLLSAGAPETVRGPDGLYTVSSRVTVEKSHSNSFTCRVQQSKIQQTRQMKIHALENFHASNPVVPITIGLSVGFLGVVAAAAVFLVCKRRRNKISK